A stretch of the Xiphias gladius isolate SHS-SW01 ecotype Sanya breed wild chromosome 19, ASM1685928v1, whole genome shotgun sequence genome encodes the following:
- the LOC120804863 gene encoding transitional endoplasmic reticulum ATPase has protein sequence MASGGESKNDDLATAILKQKNRPNRLIVDESINEDNSVVSLSQTKMDELQLFRGDTVLMKGKKRRETVCIVLSDDSCSDEKVRMNRVVRNNLRVRLGDVISIQPCPDVKYGKRIHVLPIDDTVEGITGNLFEVYLKPYFLEAYRPIRKGDIFLVRGGMRAVEFKVVETDPSPYCIVAPDTVIHCEGEPIRREDEEESLNEVGYDDIGGVRKQLAQIKEMVELPLRHPALFKAIGVKPPRGILLYGPPGTGKTLIARAVANETGAFFFLINGPEIMSKLAGESESNLRKAFEEAEKNAPAIIFIDELDAIAPKREKTHGEVERRIVSQLLTLMDGLKQRAHVIVMAATNRPNSIDPALRRFGRFDREVDIGIPDATGRLEILQIHTKNMKLAEDVDLEQVANETHGHVGADLAALCSEAALQAIRKKMDLIDLEDETIDAEVMNSLAVTMDDFKWALSQSNPSALRETVVEVPNITWEDIGGLDDVKRELQELVQYPVEHPDKFLKFGMTPSKGVLFYGPPGCGKTLLAKAIANECQANFISIKGPELLTMWFGESEANVREIFDKARQAAPCVLFFDELDSIAKARGGNVGDGGGAADRVINQILTEMDGMSSKKNVFIIGATNRPDIIDPAILRPGRLDQLIYIPLPDEKSRISILKANLRKSPISKDVDLDFLAKMTNGFSGADLTEICQRACKLAIRESIENEIRRERERQTNPSAMEVEEDDPVPEIRKDHFEEAMRFARRSVSDNDIRKYEMFAQTLQQSRGFGSFRFPSSATGGSGPSHGSGGTGSGPVFNEDNDDDLYG, from the exons ATCCAAAAATGATGATTTAGCCACTGCAATTCTGAAACAGAAGAACAGACCCAACAGACTGATTGTTGATGAATCCATCAATGAAGACAACAgtgtggtctctctctctcag ACCAAGATGGATGAGCTGCAGCTCTTCCGTGGAGACACAGTGCTgatgaagggaaagaagaggCGGGAGACCGTGTGCATCGTGCTGTCTGATGACAGCTGCTCTGATGAAAAGGTTCGCATGAACAGAGTGGTCCGCAACAATCTGAGGGTCCGTCTGGGTGATGTCATCAG CATTCAGCCATGTCCTGATGTGAAGTATGGAAAGAGGATCCACGTCCTCCCGATAGATGACACAGTAGAAGGGATTACTGGCAACTTGTTTGAGGTCTACTTGAAGCCATACTTCTTAGAGGCTTACAGGCCAATTCGCAAAG GTGATATTTTCCTGGTGAGAGGTGGCATGCGTGCTGTGGAGTTCAAGGTGGTGGAGACTGATCCCTCCCCCTACTGCATCGTTGCTCCTGATACAGTCATCCACTGCGAGGGAGAACCAATCAGGAGAGAG GATGAGGAAGAGTCCCTGAATGAAGTGGGCTATGATGACATTGGAGGAGTGAGGAAGCAGTTAGCTCAGATCAAAGAGATGGTGGAGCTGCCTCTTAGACACCCGGCACTGTTCAAGGCCATAGGAGTCAAG CCCCCACGTGGAATCCTGCTGTATGGGCCCCCTGGAACTGGAAAGACCTTGATTGCCAGAGCTGTGGCCAATGAAACTGGAGCTTTCTTCTTCCTGATTAATG GTCCTGAGATCATGAGCAAGTTGGCAGGAGAGAGCGAGAGTAACCTGAGAAAGGCCTTCGAGGAAGCAGAGAAGAATGCTCCCGCCATCATCTTTATTGATGAGCTTGACGCAATCGCTCCtaagagagagaag ACTCATGGAGAGGTGGAGAGGCGCATTGTTTCTCAGCTGCTGACTCTTATGGACGGCCTGAAACAGAGAGCTCATGTCATCGTCATGGCTGCCACCAACAGACCCAACAGCATTGACCCAGCTCTTAGGAGATTTG GGCGTTTTGACAGGGAAGTGGACATCGGCATCCCTGATGCCACTGGCAGATTGGAGATCCTGCAGATTCACACCAAGAACATGAAGCTGGCTGAGGATGTTGACTTAGAACAG GTAGCTAATGAGACCCATGGACATGTGGGTGCAGATCTAGCTGCCCTCTGCTCCGAGGCTGCCCTTCAGGCCATCAGGAAGAAAATGGACCTGATTGACCTTGAGGATGAGACCATTGACGCTGAAGTCATGAACTCACTTGCCGTCACCATGGATGACTTCAAG TGGGCCCTGAGCCAGAGCAACCCATCTGCACTGAGGGAGACAGTTGTTGAGGTCCCGAACATCACCTGGGAGGATATCGGAGGTTTGGATGATGTCAAGAGGGAGCTGCAGGAGTTGGTGCAG TACCCAGTGGAGCACCCAGACAAGTTCCTCAAGTTTGGCATGACCCCATCCAAGGGTGTGCTGTTCTATGGTCCCCCTGGTTGTGGTAAGACTCTGCTGGCCAAAGCCATCGCCAATGAGTGCCAGGCAAATTTCATCTCCATCAAAGGACCTGAGCTGCTCACCATGTGGTTTGGAGAGTCTGAGGCCAACGTCAGAGAGATCTTTGACAAG GCTCGTCAAGCAGCTCCATGCGTTCTCTTCTTTGATGAGCTGGACTCCATAGCCAAGGCCCGTGGTGGCAACGTGGGAGATGGTGGTGGAGCAGCCGACCGTGTCATCAACCAGATCCTGACCGAGATGGATGGAATGTCCAGCAAGAAGAACGTTTTCATCATCGGTGCCACAAACAGACCAGACATCATCGACCCTGCCATCCTGAGACCCGGCCGTCTGGATCAGCTCATCTACATCCCCCTGCCCGACGAGAAGAGCAGGATCAGCATCCTTAAGGCCAACCTCCGCAAGAGTCCCATCAGCAAG gATGTTGACTTGGACTTCCTGGCCAAGATGACCAACGGCTTCTCTGGAGCTGATCTCACAGAGATCTGCCAGCGGGCGTGTAAGCTGGCCATCAGAGAGAGCATCGAGAATGAGATCcgcagggagagggagaggcaaaCCAACCCATCAGCTATG GAGGTGGAAGAGGACGATCCTGTGCCAGAAATCAGGAAGGACCACTTTGAAGAGGCAATGCGATTTGCTCGTCGCTCCGTCAGTGACAATGACATTCGCAAATATGAGATGTTTGCTCAGACACTGCAGCAGAGCCGTGGCTTCGGCAGCTTCAG gtTTCCCTCCAGTGCCACAGGTGGCAGCGGTCCAAGCCATGGCTCAGGAGGAACTGGCAGCGGTCCAGTGTTCAATGAAGATAATGACGATGACCTTTATGGATAA
- the akr1a1a gene encoding aldo-keto reductase family 1 member A1-A, with product MSTFVTLSTGQKMPMVGLGTWKSAPGQVKQAVLAALDCGYRHIDCAAAYNNEQEVGEALALRVGPGKALRRQEVFVTSKLWNTKHDPEDVEEACRTSLAHLGLSYLDLYLMHWPMAFQRGEELMPRREDGSVYYSETHYRHTWTAMERLVDDGLVKAIGLSNFNARQTDDIISTARHKPVINQVECHPYLSQADLLSHCRSVAVCVTAYSPLGSGDRPWASPDEASLLEDPRLGAVAQRYQKTPAQVILRWHVQRGVVCIPKSVTPSRIQQNSQVFDFSLSEDDMKLIGSFNRNKRFIVPSVERDGKRVWRDAEHPHFPFHDPY from the exons ATGAGCACCTTTGTGACTCTCTCAACGGGGCAGAAGATGCCCATGGTCGGACTTGGCACATGGAAGAGCGCTCCAGGACAG GTGAAGCAGGCAGTGCTGGCAGCTTTAGACTGTGGGTACAGACACATCGACTGCGCGGCTGCTTACAACAATGAACAGGAGGTCGGAGAGGCTCTGGCTCTGAGGGTCGGTCCTGGGAAG GCTCTGCGTCGCCAGGAGGTGTTCGTGACCTCCAAACTGTGGAACACCAAGCATGACCCAGAGGATGTTGAAGAAGCATGCAGGACCAGTCTAGCCCACCTGGGTCTCTCCTACCTGGATCTTTACCTCATGCACTGGCCCATGGCATTTCA GCGGGGAGAGGAGCTGATGCCTCGGCGGGAGGACGGAAGCGTCTATTATTCTGAAACACACTACAGGCACACGTGGACCGCCATGGAGCGCCTGGTGGATGACGGTCTGGTCAAGGCCATAGGACTGTCCAACTTCAACGCCAGGCAGACGGACGACATCATCAGCACGGCCAGACACAAACCCGTGATCAACCAG GTGGAATGCCATCCTTATTTGTCCCAAGCAGATCTCCTGTCTCACTGTCG GTCGGtggcagtgtgtgtgacagcctACAGCCCCCTGGGTAGCGGGGACAGACCCTGGGCCTCACCTGATGAAGCGAGCCTGCTGGAGGATCCTCGCCTGGGAGCCGTCGCCCAGAGATACCAGAAAACACCCGCCCAGGTCATACTCAG GTGGCACGTTCAGAGGGGTGTAGTGTGCATCCCTAAAAGCGTGACGCCCTCCAGGATCCAGCAGAACTCGCAGGTGTTTGACTTCTCCCTGTCAGAAGACGACATGAAGCTGATTGGGTCCTTCAACCGCAACAAGCGTTTCATCGTCCCATCGGTGGAG CGGGACGGTAAGAGAGTGTGGAGAGATGCAGAACATCCTCATTTCCCCTTCCATGATCCGTACTGA
- the dnajb5 gene encoding dnaJ homolog subfamily B member 5: MGKDYYKTLGIPKGSNEEEIKKAYRRMALRFHPDKNKDANAEEKFKEIAEAYEVLSDPKKRVVYDQLGEEGLKTGGSSSSGAPGSSTYHYTFHGDPHATFASFFGGSNPFDMFFSSNRSHGRSNGFPFHNDHSNDAEQDTDTDDDNPFAPFGRQFGFSGGMNNSFPGEGCRRRGVPSERLGTGRKQQDPPVVHELKVSLEEIFHGCTKRMKITRRRLNPDGRSMRTEDKILNIVIKKGWKEGTKITFPKEGDETPENIPADIAFVLKDKGHTHFKRDGSNIIYSCKISLKEALCGCTLSIPTLENRIISLPCHDIIKPGTVKRLRGEGLPFPKNPSQRGDLIVEFLVRFPDRIPPQSREIIRQHLPQS, translated from the exons ATGGGGAAGGACTACTACAAGACCCTGGGCATCCCCAAGGGCTCCAACGAGGAGGAGATCAAGAAGGCCTACCGACGCATGGCGCTGCGCTTCCACCCTGACAAGAACAAGGATGCCAACGCAGAGGAGAAGTTCAAGGAGATCGCAGAGGCCTACGAGGTACTCAGCGACCCCAAGAAGAGGGTCGTCTATGATCAGCTAGGAGAGGAAG gtttGAAGACGGGAGGCAGCAGCTCTTCAGGCGCTCCTGGCAGCTCAACGTACCACTACACCTTCCACGGAGACCCCCACGCCACCTTCGCCTCCTTCTTTGGCGGCTCCAACCCCTTCGACATGTTTTTTAGCTCCAACCGCAGCCACGGCCGCTCCAACGGTTTCCCCTTCCACAACGACCACAGCAATGACGCAGAGCAGGACACGGACACGGATGATGATAACCCCTTTGCTCCTTTTGGAAGACAGTTTGGCTTTTCAGGGGGGATGAACAACAGCTTCCCAGGGGAgggctgcaggaggaggggggtgcCGTCAGAGCGCCTGGGGACTGGCCGAAAGCAGCAAGACCCTCCGGTGGTCCATGAGCTTAAGGTCTCGCTGGAGGAGATCTTCCACGGCTGCACCAAGCGCATGAAGATCACCCGCCGCAGGCTTAACCCTGATGGGCGGAGCATGAGGACGGAGGACAAGATCCTCAACATCGTCATCAAGAAGGGCTGGAAGGAAGGGACCAAGATCACCTTCCCAAAGGAGGGAGATGAGACCCCTGAGAACATTCCTGCCGACATAGCCTTTGTACTTAAAGACAAAGGGCACACCCACTTCAAGAGAGACGgttcaaatataatttatagCTGCAAGATCAGTCTAAAAGAG gCGTTGTGTGGCTGCACACTTAGCATTCCCACACTGGAAAACCGCATCATCTCTCTTCCCTGTCACGACATCATCAAGCCCGGGACGGTTAAGCGACTCAGAGGGGAAGGCCTGCCTTTCCCCAAGAACCCGTCACAGCGCGGGGACCTCATCGTGGAGTTTTTGGTCCGTTTTCCCGACAGGATCCCCCCACAGTCCAGAGAGATTATCAGACAACACCTCCCACAGTCCTAA